The following are encoded together in the Sphingomonas insulae genome:
- a CDS encoding TonB-dependent receptor: MTIVLAASALGVPVAAAPRGAGRYPVNVPAGPLDRALSMLAGQTASDIGSAEPDLGRTVVIGVRGRLTGVAALGRLLRDTPFAAQDLGGGVYRVIRRPRSRANPARVEPRPASPPAPIEPPASPPPEIVVTASKRTVSLLRFPGAITVLRSGSGLRLGDTAGDTMERALAATPILQGTALGAGRNKLFIRGVADSSFTGPTQATTNVYFGEVPVAYNGPDPGLSLYDMDRIEVLEGPQGALYGAGAIGGIIRLVPHPVDLDTVAADVSGGVSATRGGAAGGDIAAMVNLPLSGGAAGLRAVAYRSREGGYIADVRRALRNVNTTITSGGRADLRVRPASGWTMDAGVVLQSVASADLQYAERGAPPLSRASLLAQPFDQRYALGRLIVAKAWDDGLRLVSATGVVHRDASGRFDATRRARPTQPIAYDTTERSRLLSHETRLSRTRGDGVGWMVGVSLIQARDVYGRMYGPPDRLREIVGVSNRTIDAAVFGEAGMAPLPQLTVTLGGRLTHQRSDGEPTAGSRANAFIRGRSVTRIDPTIAASWALQPDLAAYARFHSGFRTGGITVAPGVGRVADLRPDTIRVVEVGIRKERRGSTGVAGSAGVSIADWRHVQADLVDRSGFPFTTNLGNARIHGLEAEVNWVPVRSLRGDLSLFLNDARALEPDAAVSRNSRVRLPNTPPFAMAASVAYTLPIAGNREIGVRAGWRYVGQSTIGTRAPFDVAQGGYGVSQLGGEWREGRVRLTATIDNVFDVTGDRFAGGNPFAQAMRDEYTPLQPRTVRIGGAVRW, translated from the coding sequence ATGACGATCGTGTTGGCGGCATCGGCGCTCGGCGTGCCGGTGGCGGCCGCACCGCGTGGCGCGGGGCGATATCCGGTGAATGTACCTGCGGGGCCGCTGGACCGGGCGCTGAGCATGCTGGCCGGGCAGACGGCAAGCGATATCGGCAGTGCCGAACCCGATCTGGGACGCACCGTCGTCATCGGTGTGCGCGGACGGCTGACGGGAGTTGCGGCGCTCGGCAGGTTGCTGCGCGACACACCGTTCGCCGCGCAGGACCTGGGTGGCGGCGTCTACCGCGTAATCCGCCGGCCGCGGTCGCGCGCCAATCCCGCCAGGGTCGAACCGCGACCAGCGTCACCGCCCGCGCCGATCGAACCGCCCGCGTCGCCGCCGCCGGAGATCGTCGTTACCGCATCGAAGCGTACGGTATCGCTGCTGCGGTTCCCGGGGGCGATCACCGTGTTGCGCTCGGGCAGCGGGCTGCGGCTGGGCGACACTGCCGGCGACACGATGGAGCGGGCGCTGGCGGCGACCCCGATCCTTCAGGGGACGGCGCTGGGCGCGGGCCGCAACAAGCTGTTCATCCGCGGGGTCGCCGACAGCAGCTTCACCGGCCCGACGCAGGCGACGACCAACGTGTATTTCGGCGAGGTGCCGGTCGCCTATAACGGCCCCGATCCCGGTCTCAGCCTGTACGACATGGACCGGATCGAGGTGCTCGAAGGGCCGCAGGGCGCGCTTTATGGGGCGGGTGCGATCGGCGGGATCATCCGGCTGGTGCCGCATCCCGTCGATCTGGATACCGTTGCCGCCGACGTGTCGGGCGGGGTGAGCGCGACCCGCGGCGGCGCGGCGGGGGGCGATATCGCTGCGATGGTGAACCTGCCGCTGTCGGGCGGCGCCGCCGGGCTGCGCGCGGTGGCGTATCGATCGCGCGAGGGCGGCTATATCGCCGATGTCCGCCGTGCCCTGCGCAACGTCAATACGACGATCACGTCGGGCGGGCGCGCGGACCTTCGCGTCCGGCCGGCGTCGGGATGGACGATGGATGCAGGCGTCGTGCTGCAATCGGTCGCATCGGCGGACCTGCAATATGCCGAACGCGGCGCGCCGCCGCTGTCGCGCGCGTCGCTGCTCGCGCAGCCGTTCGATCAACGCTATGCGCTCGGCCGGCTGATCGTCGCCAAGGCATGGGACGATGGCCTGCGGCTGGTCTCGGCGACCGGCGTCGTCCATCGCGATGCGAGCGGCCGGTTCGACGCGACGCGGCGCGCCCGGCCGACACAGCCGATCGCCTATGACACGACCGAGCGCAGCCGGCTGTTGTCGCACGAGACGCGCCTGTCGCGCACGCGCGGCGACGGCGTCGGCTGGATGGTGGGCGTGTCGCTGATCCAGGCGCGCGACGTCTACGGGCGGATGTATGGCCCGCCCGACCGGTTGCGCGAGATCGTCGGCGTCAGCAACCGCACGATCGACGCGGCGGTGTTCGGTGAGGCCGGGATGGCGCCCTTGCCGCAACTGACGGTCACGCTGGGCGGGCGGTTGACCCACCAGCGCAGCGACGGCGAACCGACCGCCGGTTCGCGTGCCAATGCCTTCATCCGCGGCCGCAGCGTGACGCGGATCGATCCGACCATCGCCGCATCCTGGGCGTTGCAGCCGGACCTTGCCGCCTATGCGCGATTCCATTCCGGGTTCCGTACGGGCGGCATCACCGTGGCACCCGGTGTCGGCCGCGTCGCCGACCTGCGCCCCGATACGATCCGCGTCGTCGAGGTGGGCATTCGCAAGGAACGGCGCGGATCGACCGGCGTCGCCGGATCGGCGGGTGTCTCGATCGCCGACTGGCGCCATGTTCAGGCCGATCTGGTCGACCGGAGCGGCTTTCCGTTCACCACCAATCTTGGCAATGCGCGCATCCACGGATTGGAAGCGGAGGTGAACTGGGTTCCGGTCCGCAGCCTGCGCGGCGACCTGTCGCTGTTCCTTAACGACGCACGTGCGCTGGAGCCCGATGCCGCCGTCAGCCGCAACAGCCGCGTGCGCCTGCCCAATACGCCGCCCTTCGCCATGGCGGCGAGCGTCGCGTACACGCTGCCGATCGCCGGCAATCGCGAGATAGGCGTCCGTGCCGGATGGCGCTATGTCGGCCAATCCACCATCGGGACGCGGGCGCCGTTCGACGTCGCGCAGGGCGGCTACGGCGTTTCCCAATTGGGTGGGGAGTGGCGGGAAGGAAGGGTCCGCCTGACCGCGACGATCGACAATGTATTCGATGTTACCGGCGATCGCTTCGCCGGCGGCAATCCGTTCGCCCAGGCCATGCGGGACGAATACACGCCCCTGCAACCGCGCACCGTGCGTATCGGTGGCGCGGTACGATGGTAA
- a CDS encoding pilus assembly protein TadG-related protein, protein MTFLTAIFTIVLLAVVGSAVDLGRAHATRTRLQHACDAASLAGRRAMTTSSVDDTVRAEALKFFNFNFPQGAFGTSTFTPSVSSLSGSTQTVVISAATTSPTLMMKFFGFSAIPLSVTCNAKQDFVNTDIVLVLDTTGSMAAKASSRDTSTKIVALRAAVLALYDQLATVQTNLEAAGMRLRYGIVPYASTVNVGAAIKAVSPNYMYQGQWAYQSRQVVTDNTGYYACLDQYGTYNNNKCTYFKYSARSFDTTNFVSGANVDVAPLVGTGTYYGLTPTTQVSNKTSWKGCIEERQTTQMPASSTSIPTGAYDLDIDLIPATDAQKWKPYWPEVEYTSYQDRIYSSDYMKPQYACPTAAAPMKAWTRANLSDYLDTLDPDGGTYHDFGMMWGARWASANGIFGSANPATYNSMPVKKYIIFMTDGLFDTGYSTLYSGYGVEQLDARVTPGGSSSNEADQLARHKQRFNLLCSKAKTMGYSVWVIGFATTLDASLTNCASNASQASTSANSAALLAKFVEIGKNIGALRLTQ, encoded by the coding sequence GTGACGTTCCTGACAGCGATCTTTACCATCGTACTGCTTGCCGTGGTGGGCTCTGCCGTCGACCTGGGACGAGCGCACGCCACCCGTACGCGCCTGCAACATGCGTGCGACGCCGCATCTCTGGCGGGACGACGTGCGATGACGACGAGCAGCGTCGACGATACCGTCAGGGCAGAGGCGCTGAAGTTCTTCAATTTCAATTTCCCGCAGGGTGCGTTCGGTACGTCGACCTTCACGCCGTCGGTGTCGAGCCTGTCGGGATCGACGCAGACGGTGGTCATCAGTGCGGCGACGACCTCGCCGACGCTGATGATGAAGTTCTTCGGTTTTTCCGCGATCCCGCTGTCCGTCACCTGCAACGCGAAACAGGATTTCGTGAACACGGACATCGTTCTGGTTCTGGATACGACCGGTTCGATGGCTGCGAAAGCGTCCTCCCGCGATACGTCTACCAAGATCGTAGCGTTGCGCGCGGCGGTGCTGGCGCTCTACGATCAGCTCGCAACGGTGCAGACCAATCTGGAAGCGGCCGGCATGCGCTTGCGCTACGGCATCGTGCCCTATGCCAGTACGGTGAACGTCGGTGCCGCGATCAAGGCGGTAAGCCCCAATTACATGTATCAGGGCCAATGGGCGTATCAGTCGCGACAGGTCGTCACCGACAATACCGGTTATTATGCCTGTCTCGACCAGTACGGCACCTACAACAACAATAAATGCACCTACTTCAAATATAGCGCGCGGTCGTTCGACACGACGAACTTCGTGTCCGGCGCGAATGTCGATGTCGCGCCACTCGTCGGGACGGGCACCTATTACGGGCTTACCCCGACGACGCAGGTCTCGAACAAGACGAGCTGGAAGGGCTGCATCGAAGAGCGCCAGACGACGCAGATGCCCGCATCCTCGACCAGCATACCGACCGGCGCCTATGATCTCGACATCGACCTCATCCCCGCAACGGACGCACAGAAGTGGAAGCCGTATTGGCCAGAGGTGGAATATACGTCCTATCAGGATCGCATCTATTCATCCGACTACATGAAGCCGCAATATGCGTGTCCCACGGCCGCAGCACCGATGAAGGCCTGGACGCGTGCGAATCTATCCGATTACCTGGACACCCTTGATCCCGACGGCGGCACCTATCATGATTTCGGCATGATGTGGGGTGCGCGTTGGGCGTCGGCCAACGGCATCTTCGGTTCCGCCAACCCGGCGACCTACAACAGCATGCCCGTCAAGAAGTACATCATCTTCATGACGGATGGCCTGTTCGATACCGGCTACAGCACCCTCTATTCCGGCTATGGGGTGGAACAGCTCGATGCGCGCGTGACCCCGGGTGGCAGCTCGTCCAATGAGGCCGATCAGCTCGCTCGCCACAAACAACGCTTCAACCTGCTTTGCTCGAAGGCGAAGACGATGGGCTATTCGGTCTGGGTGATCGGTTTTGCGACGACACTCGACGCAAGCCTGACGAACTGCGCCAGCAATGCCAGCCAGGCCTCCACATCGGCGAACTCCGCGGCGCTGCTGGCGAAGTTCGTGGAGATCGGCAAGAACATCGGCGCCTTGAGGCTTACGCAGTGA
- a CDS encoding M13 family metallopeptidase, with translation MARPVAANPTGDAAVTSYGSWGFDTTGMDRSVKPGDDWFRFVNGAWADRTRIPPDRSSYGAFAVLRDVSEQRLRSLIGGYSATDSAHPDRMKAAILYADFMDTATAEKLDAAPLTQRLAPLKAATSKDDIARFMGRSLGGFGASFFAPGVNDDAKRPDVYALYLRQSGLGLGDRDLYLDPKFAPQVTRYRQYVAQMLTFAGWPDADAAAGNVVAMETKLAAAHWTRAQSRDRDKTYNPTTPAQLAQQAPGFPWATFFKAAGVDAADRAIVAQNTAFPGIAKVFADTDLPTLKAWEAFRITDDVAPLLSKRFVDAQFDFRSKFLNGQPQQRERWKRAVAFTENGVGEGIGRDYVALYFPPASKAKMDQLVGNLRVALAGRIRNLTWMGAATKQQALEKLQGFNVKIGYPDKWRDYSALQVKPADLVGNAEAAQRFEWDYRRRRIGIPVDKAEWGMTPQTVNAYYNSVKNEIVFPAAILQPPFFDPKADDAVNYGGIGGVIGHEISHGFDDQGRKSDGHGVLRDWWTAEDATKFEAQAARLGGQYEAYSFDGLPGIHINGRASMGENIGDLGGVLISLDAYHTSLGGKPAPVIAGFTGDQRFFLGWGQVWRTLFRNEALRQQLVSDPHSPGQIRAVNPLRNVDAWYAAWKIDPSQKQYLAPADRVRIW, from the coding sequence ATGGCGCGCCCCGTGGCGGCGAATCCCACCGGCGATGCCGCCGTCACCAGCTATGGCAGCTGGGGTTTCGATACGACGGGCATGGATCGCAGCGTCAAGCCGGGCGACGACTGGTTCCGCTTCGTCAATGGCGCCTGGGCGGACCGGACGCGGATCCCGCCCGACCGTTCGTCTTACGGCGCCTTCGCGGTGCTGCGCGACGTGTCCGAACAACGCCTGCGCAGCCTGATCGGCGGCTATAGCGCGACCGATAGCGCGCATCCCGACCGGATGAAGGCAGCGATCCTGTACGCCGACTTTATGGACACCGCGACCGCGGAAAAGCTGGACGCGGCACCCCTGACCCAGCGCCTCGCGCCGCTGAAGGCCGCCACGTCGAAGGACGACATCGCGCGGTTCATGGGCCGCTCGCTCGGCGGCTTCGGCGCCAGCTTCTTCGCGCCCGGCGTCAACGATGACGCGAAGCGCCCCGACGTATACGCCTTGTACCTGCGTCAATCGGGGCTGGGCCTCGGCGATCGCGATCTGTACCTCGACCCCAAGTTCGCGCCGCAGGTGACGCGGTATCGGCAATATGTCGCGCAGATGCTGACGTTCGCCGGTTGGCCGGATGCCGATGCCGCGGCGGGGAACGTCGTTGCGATGGAAACCAAGCTTGCCGCGGCTCACTGGACGCGCGCGCAAAGCCGCGATCGCGACAAGACCTACAACCCCACGACGCCCGCGCAACTGGCACAGCAGGCGCCGGGATTCCCCTGGGCGACGTTCTTCAAGGCGGCCGGAGTCGATGCCGCCGACCGCGCGATCGTCGCGCAGAACACGGCCTTTCCTGGCATCGCCAAGGTGTTCGCCGATACCGATCTGCCGACGCTGAAAGCGTGGGAGGCGTTTCGCATCACCGATGACGTCGCGCCGCTCTTGTCGAAACGCTTCGTCGACGCGCAATTCGATTTCCGGTCGAAATTCCTGAACGGCCAGCCGCAGCAACGCGAACGGTGGAAGCGGGCGGTGGCGTTCACCGAGAACGGCGTCGGTGAAGGCATCGGTCGAGACTATGTCGCCTTGTATTTCCCGCCCGCGTCCAAGGCCAAGATGGACCAGCTCGTCGGCAACCTTCGCGTGGCACTGGCCGGCCGTATCCGCAATCTCACCTGGATGGGCGCGGCAACCAAGCAGCAGGCGCTAGAGAAGCTGCAGGGCTTCAACGTCAAGATCGGCTATCCCGACAAGTGGCGGGATTATTCCGCGCTGCAGGTCAAGCCGGCCGACCTCGTCGGCAATGCGGAGGCGGCGCAGCGCTTCGAATGGGACTATCGCCGGCGGCGGATCGGCATCCCGGTCGACAAGGCGGAGTGGGGCATGACCCCGCAGACGGTCAACGCCTATTACAATTCGGTCAAGAACGAGATCGTCTTCCCGGCCGCGATCCTGCAGCCGCCATTCTTCGATCCGAAGGCCGACGACGCGGTGAATTACGGCGGGATCGGCGGCGTGATCGGCCATGAGATCAGCCACGGCTTCGACGATCAGGGGCGCAAGTCCGACGGCCACGGCGTCCTGCGCGACTGGTGGACAGCGGAGGACGCGACCAAGTTCGAGGCACAGGCGGCGCGACTGGGCGGTCAGTATGAAGCGTACAGCTTTGACGGCCTGCCCGGTATCCACATCAATGGCCGCGCATCGATGGGTGAGAACATCGGCGATCTCGGCGGCGTGCTGATCTCGCTCGACGCCTATCATACATCGCTGGGCGGCAAGCCCGCACCCGTCATCGCCGGCTTCACGGGCGATCAGCGCTTCTTCCTGGGTTGGGGGCAGGTGTGGCGGACGCTGTTCCGCAACGAAGCGCTACGCCAGCAGCTGGTCAGCGACCCCCATTCGCCGGGGCAGATCCGGGCGGTCAATCCGCTCCGCAACGTCGATGCCTGGTATGCGGCGTGGAAGATCGACCCGAGCCAGAAACAATATCTCGCGCCGGCAGACCGCGTGCGGATCTGGTAA
- a CDS encoding TadE/TadG family type IV pilus assembly protein, whose product MAHTAISRAARLSGDRSGVALVEFAFALPLILLLGVGGLETANFMSASLRMSQIAMTVADNAGRVRTSIDETDINELMMGAKKIGEPIAFAANGRIILSDLEQRTNTTGGATSVTTANPNGYRQWIRWQRCAGALNVTSSYGLPLDAAGAAVTNLDSTANTDHGAVETKSMILGMGPSDNMIAASTGTAVMVAEVVYTYKPITPIGLFRGWTIRRLQAFNVRQRTDYIVRNDSGASGNARSDCRLFSPTVPS is encoded by the coding sequence TTGGCGCACACCGCCATCAGTCGGGCCGCAAGGCTGTCAGGGGATCGTTCCGGGGTCGCGCTGGTCGAATTTGCGTTCGCCTTGCCGCTGATCCTGCTGCTCGGGGTTGGCGGCCTGGAAACGGCCAATTTCATGTCGGCCAGTCTTCGTATGTCGCAGATCGCGATGACGGTTGCCGACAATGCCGGACGGGTCCGAACGTCGATCGATGAAACCGACATCAATGAGTTGATGATGGGTGCCAAGAAGATCGGCGAGCCGATCGCCTTCGCCGCCAATGGCCGGATCATCCTGTCGGACCTGGAACAGCGGACCAATACGACGGGCGGCGCCACGAGCGTCACGACCGCCAACCCCAACGGATATCGCCAGTGGATCCGTTGGCAGCGGTGTGCCGGTGCCCTGAACGTCACGTCCAGCTACGGTCTTCCCCTCGACGCCGCAGGAGCCGCGGTGACGAACCTGGACAGCACCGCCAACACGGACCACGGCGCCGTCGAGACCAAGTCGATGATCCTCGGCATGGGGCCGTCGGACAATATGATCGCCGCCTCCACGGGCACTGCGGTCATGGTGGCGGAGGTCGTGTACACCTACAAACCGATCACGCCGATCGGCCTGTTCAGGGGCTGGACCATCCGGCGGCTGCAGGCGTTCAACGTCCGCCAACGGACGGACTATATCGTGCGCAACGACAGCGGCGCGTCGGGCAATGCGCGCTCCGACTGCCGGCTGTTCTCGCCGACCGTGCCGAGCTGA
- a CDS encoding TadE/TadG family type IV pilus assembly protein produces MRDDKGITIVEFAIVAPCLVLLMIGLLDLGFKAYVGIQLQGALEQSARQVTVGTSTTTAALTSLVKTQIVKIVPKASVSVVPTSYYDFANVGKPEPITTDTAPLGTFNQGDCFQDLNGNGVWDADAGSSGTGGSEDIVYYTATVTYPDLLPAAKLFGFSSTATVTGTTMMKNQPYASQAEPAIKCT; encoded by the coding sequence TTGCGCGACGACAAGGGCATAACGATCGTCGAATTCGCGATCGTTGCGCCATGCCTCGTGCTCCTGATGATCGGTCTGCTGGATCTGGGCTTCAAGGCCTACGTCGGGATCCAGTTGCAGGGGGCCCTCGAACAATCCGCTCGGCAGGTGACGGTGGGGACCTCGACGACCACAGCTGCACTCACCAGTCTGGTGAAGACGCAAATCGTCAAGATCGTCCCGAAAGCGTCGGTGTCGGTCGTGCCGACGAGTTATTACGACTTCGCCAACGTCGGAAAGCCCGAACCCATCACCACGGATACGGCACCGCTGGGGACGTTTAATCAGGGGGACTGCTTTCAGGACCTGAACGGCAACGGCGTATGGGATGCGGACGCGGGATCGAGCGGGACGGGGGGATCGGAGGATATCGTCTATTACACGGCGACGGTCACCTATCCGGATCTGCTGCCGGCCGCCAAACTCTTCGGCTTTTCGTCGACCGCTACGGTCACCGGTACGACCATGATGAAAAATCAGCCTTATGCCTCGCAAGCCGAACCGGCGATCAAATGCACGTGA